In Oceanobacillus sp. FSL K6-2867, one DNA window encodes the following:
- the sulP gene encoding sulfate permease, whose product MFKDDRFKGLFLTDLKRDLFAGITVGIVAIPLGMAFAIASGVKPEYGLYTTVVAGIMVALFGGSRFQIAGPTGAFIPILLAIVLQYGYENLLIAGFLAGIMLVFMGMLKLGNLITYIPRSLTIGFTSGIAVIIFSGQIGDFLGLEGLEKKQYFHENIIQLVQNITTINLLSVLTALIGLFIIIFLPKLFPRVPILLIALIIPTIIAIVFYPGKVSTIGNAFGGIAQSLPNFQIPAVTWEKILMLWQPAFVIAMLGGIESLLSAVVSDGMTGKRHHSNRELVGQGLANIVTPIFGGIPATGAIARTATNIKSGAVSPFSGIFQGIFVLVTLLLFAPYASHIPLASMAPILMIVAINMSEYKSFAHILKLKSSDSLVLLTTFLLTVFVTLTIAVQIGLLLAMVSFIKRMSKIFEVEKVIPALKDSKSRNEGTVTICPELSFFTISGPLFFGAADKFESIITRSINKRPTVLILKMKDVPIIDATAEANLASLVKDFHKIGGTVLISNTNKEVRKTLEISGLYEKIGVEHFFNDSSDAVDYGLQIINVKKCSKCSRSGKSACQVFKYKGKIQSG is encoded by the coding sequence TTGTTTAAAGATGATCGTTTTAAAGGGTTATTTTTGACTGATTTAAAGCGTGATTTATTCGCAGGCATTACTGTAGGTATTGTTGCAATACCACTTGGTATGGCCTTCGCTATTGCTTCAGGGGTAAAACCAGAGTATGGGCTATATACTACGGTAGTCGCGGGAATTATGGTCGCATTATTTGGTGGTTCAAGATTCCAAATTGCTGGACCTACTGGAGCGTTTATTCCTATACTGCTTGCTATTGTTTTACAATATGGCTATGAAAATCTATTAATAGCTGGATTTCTGGCTGGAATTATGCTCGTCTTTATGGGTATGTTAAAACTAGGAAACTTAATCACTTATATTCCACGTTCCCTAACAATCGGCTTTACTTCTGGTATTGCCGTCATTATTTTTAGTGGACAGATTGGAGATTTCCTTGGTCTGGAAGGTCTTGAAAAAAAACAATATTTTCATGAAAACATAATTCAACTTGTTCAGAATATCACAACAATTAATTTGCTAAGTGTGCTAACCGCATTAATCGGATTATTCATTATTATTTTCTTACCTAAACTTTTCCCTAGAGTACCAATACTTCTAATTGCGCTTATCATACCAACGATTATAGCAATAGTTTTCTATCCAGGTAAGGTTTCAACAATTGGGAATGCGTTTGGGGGGATTGCTCAATCATTACCAAATTTTCAAATACCAGCTGTCACTTGGGAAAAAATATTAATGCTTTGGCAACCCGCGTTCGTTATTGCGATGCTTGGTGGGATTGAATCGTTACTTTCTGCAGTTGTTTCAGATGGAATGACGGGGAAACGCCATCATTCAAATAGAGAGCTTGTCGGACAGGGGTTAGCTAATATTGTTACCCCGATTTTCGGTGGGATTCCAGCTACTGGTGCTATAGCCCGAACAGCTACAAATATAAAAAGTGGTGCTGTTAGTCCGTTTTCAGGGATTTTTCAAGGGATATTTGTTTTAGTGACATTGCTATTATTTGCTCCCTATGCATCCCATATCCCATTAGCAAGTATGGCGCCAATCCTGATGATTGTTGCTATTAATATGAGTGAATATAAATCATTTGCCCATATTTTAAAATTAAAGTCGAGTGACTCCCTGGTTTTGCTTACAACGTTTTTATTAACTGTATTTGTTACCCTTACAATTGCGGTACAAATAGGGCTTTTATTAGCAATGGTGTCCTTTATAAAGCGCATGAGTAAAATTTTTGAAGTGGAAAAGGTAATACCAGCTCTTAAAGATTCTAAATCTAGAAATGAGGGAACTGTAACTATATGTCCGGAACTCTCATTTTTTACAATCTCAGGTCCTTTGTTTTTTGGTGCCGCTGATAAATTCGAATCGATTATTACGCGATCGATTAATAAGCGTCCGACTGTTCTTATATTAAAAATGAAAGATGTGCCCATTATTGATGCTACAGCTGAAGCGAATTTAGCATCACTTGTTAAAGACTTTCATAAAATAGGCGGTACTGTATTAATCTCTAATACAAATAAAGAGGTCCGTAAAACATTAGAAATAAGTGGACTATATGAAAAAATCGGTGTGGAACATTTTTTTAATGATTCATCAGATGCAGTTGATTACGGATTACAAATCATTAATGTAAAAAAGTGTTCAAAATGTAGTAGAAGTGGAAAGTCGGCTTGTCAAGTGTTCAAATATAAAGGGAAAATTCAGTCTGGATAA
- a CDS encoding YfcC family protein gives MHDDTISNEGNQKRKKRKFEFPHVFALLFGLIIITALFTYIVPAGEYEREVNDAGRTVVVDGTYQQVESNPTSPFGILEAVHKGMVNGAEIIFFIFIVGGAFGILNATKAIETGLASVSTKMAGKEIYLIPVVMLLFALGGGTFGMSEETIPFILILVPLAIKMGFDSLVGAGMVIVGSCAGFTASFMNPFTIGVAQGIAELPLFSGMGIRFIIWLIFVAFSIAFVMIYAKKVKKNPETSLMYEIDKRRTMDDAEHDPITMQLTPRHAIIIGLLFLTIIGLAIGVTYFDWYIMEIASLFLLMGVIAGFVAKLKVNQIAESFVDGCRDLVVGGLVVGLAYGILVVLEESNTIDTILYSLSGAIGQLPTTFSAMGMYITQSLLNFLVPSGSGQAALTMPIMTPLSDLTGVSRQTAVLAFQLGDGISNAITPTSGVLMASLALAKIPWIKWIKWVWPVIALSYIVGAIIVTIVHLFVWTV, from the coding sequence ATGCATGACGATACGATTTCTAATGAAGGAAATCAGAAAAGAAAGAAAAGGAAATTTGAATTTCCCCATGTATTCGCATTGTTATTTGGCTTAATCATTATAACCGCTTTATTTACATATATCGTTCCAGCTGGTGAATACGAACGAGAGGTAAATGATGCAGGGAGAACAGTTGTAGTGGATGGAACGTATCAGCAGGTCGAATCAAATCCGACTAGCCCTTTTGGGATTTTAGAAGCTGTGCATAAAGGAATGGTTAATGGAGCTGAAATCATCTTTTTCATTTTTATTGTTGGTGGAGCTTTTGGGATTTTGAATGCTACAAAAGCGATAGAAACTGGGCTTGCGAGTGTTTCAACAAAGATGGCCGGAAAAGAAATTTATCTCATACCGGTTGTTATGTTATTATTCGCCCTTGGCGGTGGAACATTTGGGATGTCAGAAGAAACAATTCCATTTATCTTAATATTAGTTCCATTAGCAATCAAGATGGGATTCGACTCATTAGTTGGTGCAGGAATGGTTATAGTGGGATCGTGTGCGGGCTTTACAGCATCATTCATGAATCCTTTTACAATTGGTGTAGCTCAGGGAATTGCAGAGTTACCACTGTTTTCCGGGATGGGAATTCGTTTTATTATCTGGCTTATCTTTGTCGCATTTAGTATTGCATTTGTCATGATTTATGCCAAAAAAGTTAAGAAAAATCCGGAAACCAGTTTGATGTATGAGATTGACAAACGCAGAACTATGGATGATGCTGAACATGACCCTATAACAATGCAGTTAACTCCTAGACATGCGATTATTATTGGTCTGTTATTTTTAACGATTATTGGACTTGCAATTGGGGTAACTTATTTTGACTGGTACATCATGGAAATAGCATCACTGTTCTTGCTGATGGGCGTTATCGCAGGTTTTGTTGCTAAGCTAAAGGTGAACCAGATTGCTGAATCCTTTGTAGACGGCTGTAGAGATCTTGTTGTAGGTGGATTGGTAGTCGGATTGGCTTACGGAATTTTGGTCGTATTAGAGGAAAGTAATACAATTGATACGATTTTGTATAGTTTATCGGGCGCAATCGGTCAATTACCAACTACATTTTCTGCGATGGGAATGTATATTACACAAAGTCTCTTGAATTTTCTCGTTCCATCTGGAAGTGGACAAGCTGCATTGACAATGCCTATTATGACCCCGCTATCTGATTTGACTGGTGTAAGCAGGCAAACTGCTGTACTGGCATTTCAATTAGGTGACGGGATTTCAAATGCAATTACCCCTACATCTGGTGTTTTAATGGCATCACTGGCATTAGCAAAGATACCATGGATAAAGTGGATTAAATGGGTGTGGCCTGTTATTGCACTATCTTATATTGTTGGGGCGATTATTGTTACGATTGTGCATTTGTTTGTTTGGACGGTATAG